A genomic window from Nicotiana sylvestris chromosome 11, ASM39365v2, whole genome shotgun sequence includes:
- the LOC104235797 gene encoding F-box protein At2g27310, which produces MSSCSTTTTTSDDGGRTAITAVHPDIIQILILTKLDGPTLISTSSASSQLKNLCSDDILWQKICNSYWPSSSNPLVQNAISTFPSGHRSFFSDSFPAILHHNNTNICRTEYRNFLTSELISAVDIHFEENLLYSKVVKTETKSGWFMTSPFRVDLLGHKETVTTPVKFDGDDGICKSRLKENMKLSWILIDPKKNRAVNMSSLKPVSVRRHWLTGELKVRYSTVMASGADAGDGGGLVQCGIVVTCEGKEGGELHVREVSMQMEDMDGKVLCGKDSLVILQEAMEGGRKKRKEGEEKERYEKFLELRKLWRERKQRREKRLDMVCILSGITIFISFWTLIVLGSRSSGSYFS; this is translated from the coding sequence ATGTCATCTTgttccaccaccaccaccacgtCTGACGACGGCGGAAGGACGGCGATCACCGCCGTCCATCCCGACATCATACAAATCCTAATCTTAACCAAACTCGACGGCCCAACTCTTATTTCCACCAGTTCCGCTTCTTCACAACTTAAAAATCTCTGTTCCGATGATATTCTCTGGCAAAAAATTTGCAACTCTTATTGGCCATCTTCCTCTAATCCTCTAGTCCAAAACGCCATCTCCACCTTCCCTTCCGGTCACCGGTCATTCTTCTCCGACTCCTTTCCCGCCATCCTCCACCATAATAATACTAATATATGTCGTACCGAATACCGAAATTTCTTAACATCGGAGTTGATATCAGCTGTTGatattcactttgaggaaaattTATTATACTCAAAAGTAGTGAAAACTGAGACGAAAAGCGGGTGGTTCATGACTTCGCCGTTTAGAgttgaccttttgggtcataAAGAGACGGTAACGACGCCGGTGAAATTCGACGGCGATGACGGAATATGCAAATCACGTTTAAAGGAGAATATGAAATTGAGCTGGATTTTAAttgatccaaagaaaaatcgAGCTGTGAATATGTCGAGTTTGAAGCCGGTATCCGTCCGGCGACATTGGTTAACCGGAGAATTGAAGGTCCGGTATTCGACGGTGATGGCTTCTGGCGCCGACGCCGGCGACGGAGGAGGGTTGGTGCAGTGCGGAATAGTAGTCACGTGCGAAGGGAAGGAAGGAGGTGAATTGCACGTGAGGGAAGTGAGCATGCAAATGGAGGACATGGATGGGAAAGTTTTATGTGGGAAGGATAGTTTGGTAATTTTACAAGAGGCTATGGAAGGaggaaggaagaagagaaaagaaggagaagaaaaagaaaggtatGAGAAATTCTTGGAATTAAGGAAATTATGGAGGGAAAGGAAACAAAGGAGAGAAAAAAGATTAGATATGGTGTGTATATTGAGTGGGATTacaatttttatttctttttggactCTCATTGTGTTAGGTTCAAGAAGTAGTGGTAGTTATTTTAGTTAG